The Montipora capricornis isolate CH-2021 chromosome 1, ASM3666992v2, whole genome shotgun sequence genome contains a region encoding:
- the LOC138043720 gene encoding uncharacterized protein produces the protein MADDDMELAKEEKGLTARKRKRIEWRSKHAPKNKKMKMKSEKPGKPLTKKEETKFIKAVATSEPSEQEESNKTVEISKKRKRYILFIGNLPFTVKEEDVISHFRCTGKDNIKQFRLMTKRTGESKGCGFLEFKNKHSYWKALNLHHSVLAGRKINVEVTCGGGGHGVQRKKRLEKRKAKFRQERKGKLKSVKVEAKKKN, from the exons ATGGCTGACGACGAT ATGGAATTAGCTAAAGAAGAAAAGGGCTTAACGGCGAGGAAACGGAAAAGAATTGA GTGGCGGTCCAAACATGCacctaaaaacaaaaagatgaaAATGAAATCAG agaaACCTGGGAAACCATTAAcaaaaaaagaggaaacaaaATTTATCAAAGCTGTTGCAACTTCAGAACCAAGTGAACAAGAGGAAAGTAACAAGACAGTTGAAATcagcaaaaagagaaaaagatacATACTTTTTATTG GTAATTTACCATTTACAGTAAAGGAGGAAGATGTCATATCACATTTTAGATGTACTGGCAAAG ATAACATCAAACAGTTTAGACTGATGACAAAGAGAACAGGAGAATCAAAAGGCTGTGGATTCCTTGAATTCAAAAACAAGCACAGTTACTGG AAAGCTTTAAACCTGCATCACAGTGTTTTAGCTggaagaaaaataaatgttGAAGTCACCTGTGGTGGAGGAGGCCATGGGGTACAAAGAAAAAAGAGGCTGGAAAAACGGAAAGCAAAGTTTCGCCAGGAGAGGAAGGGCAAACTAAAGTCTGTGAAAGTCGAAGCCAAAAAGAAGAACTGA
- the LOC138043711 gene encoding 40-kDa huntingtin-associated protein-like translates to MDREFDVLGQYRAIAAKLKRRFLKKPNVSEASGQFGSLAKELKRQDCPHYAGFCSLAKARCENTLCNATGEVEALTEAARLFLQAEKSCVELRCPSFEEHLTEAIHLFNQAIKTHCAQGNSALGACLCLEIGDALRYMNRPHEAMVHYQHAAELQHQTPIDALQSMTLVASCKIDTGDFDGALSVLTEMAYFAEERGNAGRPQGKLQGPYQEILAHCEIGRVLLLMLLQPTSQRIRPQHAQVLDKYSEGNVGGDPVNYMNKDLFLLLQSVVMVCQDNDVDALTELEKELWTYLDPEQQHLLHLITQKLSTKGK, encoded by the exons ATGGATCGTGAATTTGACGTTCTAGGACAGTACCGCGCCATAGCAGCAAAGTTGAAGAGGCGTTTCCTCAAAAAGCCCAATGTATCTGAAGCAAGTGGGCAGTTTGGTTCACTTGCGAAAGAACTGAAACGGCAAGACTGTCCTCACTATGCTGGTTTCTGTAGTTTGGCTAAAGCAAggtgtgaaaatacattgtgtAATGCGACAGGCGAAGTTGAGGCGCTTACGGAAGCGGCAAGATTGTTTTTGCAAGCGgagaaaagttgtgttgaactCAGGTGTCCGTCTTTTGAGGAACACTTGACGGAAGCGATACATCTGTTCAATCAGGCAATCAAGACACATTGTGCTCAAGGGAATTCCGCCTTGGGAGCTTGTTTGTGTCTAGAAATTGGTGATGCTTTGAGATACATGAACCGGCCCCACGAAGCAATGGTTCATTACCAACACGCAGCAGAATTGCAACATCAGACTCCAATAGATGCATTGCAGTCCATGACATTAGTAGCTTCATGCAAAATTGACACAG GTGATTTTGATGGAGCCTTGTCTGTACTTACTGAGATGGCTTACTTTGCTGAAGAACGAGGGAATGCAGGACGGCCACAAGGAAAGCTACAAGGCCCTTATCAAGAGATCTTAGCACATTGTGAAATTGGACGTGTTCTGCTGTTGATGTTACTTCAGCCAACATCACAGCGCATTCGTCCCCAGCATGCTCAGGTACTTGATAAGTACTCTGAGGGAAATGTAGGTGGGGACCCTGTGAACTACATGAACAAGgacctttttcttttgcttcagtCTGTGGTTATGGTTTGTCAGGACAATGACGTTGATGCACTGACAGAACTAGAGAAAGAATTATGGACTTACTTAGACCCAGAACAACAACATTTACTTCATTTGATCACTCAAAAATTATCAACCAAGGGAAAATAA
- the LOC138043702 gene encoding kelch-like protein 18 → MASEESLLLCVPEFPTQVFSELHRLRKEEKLCDIELRVGDDQLKSHRVVLAAASSYFNAMFTGDLKESHEDKVTLFDVEFSALEDLVNFCYTGRIEINVGNVQNLLSASSLLQLASVKQACVEFLHRVLHPTNCLGIRSFADTYSCVDLVKAADVFAVKNFSEVARSEEFLALAPEKVVEMISREELNVRTEEEVFEAVSAWIRRDEDERKDFLPELLKNVRLALISPQFLCEQVSADELIKSNLSCRDLVDEAKDYHLMPERRYKLQSIRTKPRRCSEAAGLIYAIGGLTSSGEALSTVETYDTLMKQWMPGLPMSTLRTRVGVTVLDNKLYALGGFDGHKRLSTVECYDPQLKAWKAITPMNTRRSALGAVVLNGKIYVVGGYDGHISLSTVECYTPSTNMWSFLTPMGTLRSAAGVTELNGKIYAIGGHNGLSIFNTVEVYDAQSDKWSPSPSMGERRCRVGVATLNGRIYVCGGYNGSAFLNTVECFDPETGQWSFTAPMNTRRSRVAVVTLGGRLYAVGGYDGLSNLNTVECFDALANRWTPVASMGMHQGGVGVAVLPRGPYT, encoded by the coding sequence ATGGCGTCAGAGGAGAGTCTGTTGCTTTGCGTGCCTGAATTTCCAACACAAGTCTTCTCGGAACTCCACAGACTCCGAAAAGAGGAAAAGCTCTGTGATATTGAGCTTCGTGTTGGCGATGACCAGTTAAAATCTCACCGCGTCGTTCTGGCGGCTGCAAGCAGTTATTTTAATGCTATGTTTACCGGTGACTTAAAAGAAAGTCATGAAGATAAAGTCACCTTGTTTGACGTGGAATTTTCGGCGTTAGAAGATTTGGTTAATTTCTGCTACACCGGACGGATAGAGATAAATGTTGGCAATGTACAGAATCTACTAAGCGCCTCCAGCCTGTTACAATTAGCAAGCGTGAAGCAAGCTTGCGTGGAATTTCTTCATCGTGTCCTTCATCCCACAAACTGTCTAGGCATTCGTTCTTTTGCAGACACGTACTCCTGCGTGGATCTAGTAAAAGCAGCCGATGTCTTTGCTGTTAAGAATTTCTCCGAAGTTGCTAGAAGTGAAGAGTTTTTGGCTCTCGCCCCAGAAAAAGTTGTTGAAATGATTTCGCGAGAAGAGTTAAATGTCCGAACAGAAGAAGAAGTCTTTGAGGCAGTGTCCGCATGGATTAGAAGAGATGAAGACGAAAGAAAGGATTTTTTACCAGAACTGTTGAAAAACGTCAGACTTGCGCTAATAAGTCCACAGTTTCTGTGCGAGCAGGTGTCTGCTGATGAGCTAATCAAAAGCAATTTGAGTTGTCGTGATTTAGTTGACGAAGCTAAGGACTATCACCTCATGCCCGAACGTAGATACAAGTTGCAGTCCATTCGCACTAAACCCAGGAGATGTAGTGAAGCAGCAGGCTTAATTTATGCCATTGGTGGCCTTACATCTTCTGGAGAGGCTCTTAGCACGGTAGAAACATATGACACTTTGATGAAACAGTGGATGCCGGGGCTACCAATGAGTACATTGCGTACTCGAGTTGGTGTGACTGTACTTGATAACAAGCTGTATGCCCTGGGAGGATTCGATGGGCATAAAAGGCTCAGTACTGTTGAATGCTATGATCCACAGTTGAAGGCCTGGAAAGCCATTACACCGATGAATACGCGCCGTAGCGCCCTTGGTGCAGTTGTGCTAAACGGAAAGATTTATGTTGTGGGTGGTTATGATGGCCATATTTCTTTGAGCACAGTTGAATGCTACACTCCTAGTACCAACATGTGGAGTTTCCTTACCCCAATGGGAACACTGCGAAGTGCTGCAGGTGTAACAGAGCTGAATGGGAAGATCTATGCTATTGGTGGTCACAATGGGTTGTCCATATTCAACACAGTGGAGGTATATGATGCACAGTCCGACAAGTGGTCTCCATCTCCTTCTATGGGAGAGCGCAGATGTCGAGTGGGTGTGGCCACCTTGAATGGTCGAATATATGTATGTGGAGGATACAATGGGAGTGCTTTCCTCAACACTGTAGAATGCTTTGATCCTGAAACTGGACAGTGGTCATTCACTGCCCCAATGAATACACGACGGAGTAGGGTTGCTGTTGTCACCTTAGGAGGAAGACTGTATGCTGTTGGAGGGTATGATGGCCTTTCTAACCTAAACACAGTAGAATGTTTTGATGCACTGGCAAATCGGTGGACTCCTGTGGCATCCATGGGTATGCATCAAGGTGGTGTTGGAGTTGCAGTGCTTCCAAGAGGACCGTATACTTAG